A genomic window from Aethina tumida isolate Nest 87 chromosome 4, icAetTumi1.1, whole genome shotgun sequence includes:
- the LOC109605732 gene encoding conserved oligomeric Golgi complex subunit 3 — protein sequence MNQTVETQEKSIEAQVQENIANWQTSTNPLAPLSDEQLDLIYEVADKVKELYYGSDEQQEETKVEESKEKDVQPYIHMNRAYIKWMLAVEEELKFENLKKYQVYEEELQNHHANCENLFQCANATLDSLNELKEKYENVTSKTNYLHNLSEQLMAHQRILKQKKSSLNEKLKYFTNFNKLQDNVDKFGNKINTKEFTNILDSIGESIHYLNDHMHFKESRIYKMKYESLLTTALNKIYNYVNNIVIDTTKHIVDSEMKAVPLTSSSNDPSVDTAFSLYYGKFQSAATKVKFILMHLEDKEESSEQYMNILSDCQKSYLGQRLPILSVAVTKALVELKERHRVDHSVLFRSCCLFTMKVCQDEARCYGYFFSKPSYQLSDYLSRICQHLYDTLRPCLILINHIEVLSELCGILKKEMLSDKVVANEQLEKYVETIKQLLQDVEERLVFRTNIFFQHDLTGYKPSPGDLAYPEKLKQMENIAMEFRESRPSSVASLESQEVATINSGQFRSYTGNSPADLHGMWYPTVKRTLVCLSRLYFCLDRDTFQGLAQEALVICIGTVKKAADLISDRKTPMDGQLFQIKHLLIIREQIAPFQVDFTAKEVALDFSTVPKAARELIQKRSNLFTFGSNNALLEFLLEGTPKVKEYLIDSRKEIDKQLKHSCELFISQVTRYLIGSLLVLIEKSEHILKIKHVQNNAELTVRSQDFAQPHRIAEIIVECQKNMKNRIPEVQKSMQLYLANRETEFILFRPVKNNVVNAFIQIDQILNKGGFSADDQLQIACPSPEQINILICSVSLATEQETLLTEAASASHS from the exons atgaaTCAAACGGTGGAAACACAAGAAAAGTCGATTGAAGCTCAGGTGCAAGAGAACATAGCAAACTGGCAGACTAGTACTAACCCACTTGCACCATTATCTGATGAACAATTGGATTTAATATATGAGGTGGCAGATAAAGTAAAAGAGCTTTATTATGGCTCAGATGAACAACAAGAAGAAACCAAAGTTGAAGAAAGCAAAGAAAAGGATGTACAACCTTATATACATATGAACAGAGCTTATATCAAGTGGATGTTGGCAGTGGAAGAGGAATTGAAATTTGAGAACTTAAAAAAGTATCAGGTTTATGAGGAAGAATTGCAGAATCACCATGCAAACTgcgaaaatttatttcaatgcgCCAACGCAACGTTAGATTcgttaaatgaattaaaggaAAAGTATGAAAATGTGACATCCAAAACTAATTACCTGCACAACTTAAGTGAGCAGTTAATGGCTCATCAGAGAATcttaaaacagaaaaagagCAGTTTGaatgaaaaactaaaatatttcacaaactttaataaactGCAAGACAATGTGGACAAGtttggaaacaaaattaacaccAAAGAATTCACAAATATCCTTGATAGTATTGGTGaatcaattcattatttaaatgatcacATGCACTTCAAAGAATCCAGAATTTACAAGATGAAATATGAAAGTTTACTGACCACAgccttaaacaaaatttacaactaTGTTAACAACATTGTTATAGACACCACCAAACATATTGTAGACTCAGAAATGAAGGCAGTACCACTCACATCATCCAGCAATGACCCCAGTGTTGACACAGCATTCTCTTTGTATTATGGGAAGTTTCAAAGTGCTGCCACCAAAGTTAAGTTCATCTTAATGCACTTGGAAGACAAGGAGGAATCCAGTGaacaatatatgaatattttaagtgaCTGTCAGAAGTCATATTTGGGGCAAAGACTTCCAATTCTTTCAGTTGCTGTCACCAAAGCCCtgg TTGAGCTGAAGGAAAGGCACAGAGTGGACCACAGTGTTTTATTTAGATCATGTTGTTTATTCACCATGAAAGTGTGTCAGGATGAGGCTAGATGTTATGGATATTTCTTCAGCAAACCTTCTTACCAACTAAGTGATTATTTATCAAGGATTTGCCAGCATTTGTATGATACTTTAAGGCCTTGCTTAATTCTAATCAACCACATTGAAGTACTGAGTGAACTTTGTGGTATACTCAAGAAGGAAATGTTAAGTGACAAGGTTGTAGCAAATGAACAGCTGGAAAAATATGTGGAGACCATTAAACAACTGTTACAAGACGTTGAAGAACGTCTTGTTTTCCGTACAAACATATTCTTCCAACATGACTTAACTGGATACAAACCTTCACCTG GCGACTTAGCGTATCCAGAAAAACTCAAACAAATGGAGAATATTGCTATGGAATTCCGCGAGTCAAGACCCTCATCAGTTGCCTCTTTGGAGAGTCAAGAAGTCGCTACCATCAACTCCGGGCAATTCCGTTCTTACACCGGTAATTCGCCGGCTGATTTACACGGAATGTGGTACCCCACAGTGAAGAGAACCTTAGTGTGTCTATCTAGATTGTACTTTTGTTTAGATAGGGATACATTCCAGGGTTTGGCGCAGGAAGCACTGGTTATTTGCATCGGCACTGTGAAAAAAGCTGCCGACCTGATTTCCGATAGAAAAACTCCCATGGATGGGCAACTGTTTcagattaaacatttattgataattagagAGCAGATTGCACCTTTCCAAGTTGATTTTACCGCCAAAGAAGTGGCCTTAGATTTTAGTACAGTTCCAAAGGCTGCCAGAGAGTTGATTCAAAAGAGAAGCAACTTGTTCACGTTTGGGTCAAACAACGCCCTACTTGAGTTTTTGTTGGAGGGCACGCCGAAAGTTAAAGAATACTTGATTGACTCCAGAAAGGAAATCGACAAACAACTCAAACATTCCTGCGAATTGTTCATATCACAAGTAACGAGGTATTTAATTGGGTCTCTGTtggttttaattgaaaagtctGAGCACATTCTCAAGATAAAACACGTGCAAAACAACGCAGAACTGACTGTAAGGAGCCAAGACTTTGCCCAGCCGCACAGGATTGCCGAAATCATCGTCGAATGCCagaagaatatgaaaaacagGATACCAGAAGTGCAGAAGTCGATGCAGCTTTATTTGGCGAATCGTGAgactgaatttattttgtttaggcccgttaaaaataatgttgttaatgcttttattcaaattgatcAGATTTTAAATAAGGGGGGCTTCAGTGCTGATGACCAGCTACAAATTGCCTGTCCTTCACCTGAACAAATCAATATACTGATTTGTTCCGTATCTTTGGCGACGGAACAGGAAACCTTACTCACAGAGGCAGCTTCAGCCTCTCATTCATGA
- the LOC109601789 gene encoding DNA replication licensing factor Mcm7, with amino-acid sequence MARRDYDKDKESLKTFFMEFCVQDEDGTKNFKYSNQLTKLAHREQVALYVELDDVNEFDDDLADAIIQNTRRYTNIASDVVYEILPTFVQKDVVAKDALDVYIEHRLMMEQRLRQTNEQRDPRNKFPQELMRRFEIYFKDMSTSKTVPIREVKAEHIGKLVTVRGIVTRSTEVKPMMSVATYTCDQCGAETYQPINSLSFMPIVTCPSDDCRVNKSGGRLYLQTRGSKFVKFQEVKIQEHSDQVPVGHIPRTLTVFCRGENTRFALPGDHIAVTGIFLPLIRQGFQQIAGGLLSETYLEAHRVISLNKTTEDESMSKQLTPEELAVLAEDDFYTRLATSLAPEIYGHVDVKKALLLLLVGGVDRRPDGMKIRGNINICLMGDPGVAKSQLLGYIDRLAPRSQYTTGRGSSGVGLTAAVMKDPLTGEMMLEGGALVLADQGVCCIDEFDKMADADRTAIHEVMEQQTISIAKAGIMTCLNARVSILAAANPAYGRYNPKRTIEQNIQLPAALLSRFDLLWLIQDKADRDNDLRLAKHITYVHQHCKQPPTQSNPLDMSVMAKYIALCKKRDPIIPEDLTDYIVNAYVELRKEARNSTDMTFTSARNLLGILRLSTALARLRLSNTVDKNDVNEAIRLMEMSKDSLNQRFENAGVRPPSVQDKIFALIRELAGDSKTVKIADVIEKCASKGYNPDQVDSCIEEYEELNVWQVNQTRSKLTFI; translated from the exons ATGGCAAGAAGAGATTATGATAAAGACAAAG aGTCTCTCAAAACTTTTTTCATGGAGTTCTGCGTCCAAGACGAGGACGGTACCAAGAACTTCAAATATTCCAATCAACTTACAAAACTCGCACACAGAGAACAAGTTGCTCTGTATGTTGAATTAGATGATGTGAATGAATTTGATGATGATCTGGCTGATGCTATTATACAAAACACCAGGCGGTACACCAACATTGCTTCTGATGTGGTGTATGAAATTCTACCCACCTTCGTACAAAAGGATGTTGTAGCCAAAGATGCTCTGGATGTTTACATTGAACACAGATTAATGATGGAACAAAGGTTGAGACAGACCAATGAACAAAGGGACCCCAGAAACAAATTCCCACAAGAACTCATGAGGAGATT TGAAATCTACTTCAAAGACATGTCCACAAGTAAAACAGTACCAATTCGTGAAGTAAAGGCTGAACACATCGGCAAATTGGTGACCGTCAGGGGCATAGTGACCCGCAGCACTGAAGTCAAACCGATGATGAGCGTCGCCACCTATACGTGCGACCAATGCGGCGCCGAAACCTACCAGCCCATCAATTCCCTCAGCTTCATGCCCATCGTGACGTGTCCCAGTGACGACTGTCGCGTCAATAAATCCGGGGGCAGACTGTACTTGCAGACCCGCGGATCCAAATTCGTCAAGTTCCAAGAAGTTAAAATCCAGGAGCAC AGTGATCAAGTTCCGGTGGGACACATTCCGAGGACGTTGACGGTCTTCTGTCGAGGCGAAAATACGAGATTTGCGTTGCCTGGAGATCACATCGCCGTGACTGGTATATTTTTACCGTTGATCAGACAAGGTTTCCAACAAATTGCTGGTGGGCTTCTATCTGAAACTTACCTGGAGGCGCAC AGGGTGATATCACTGAACAAAACAACCGAGGATGAGAGTATGTCCAAGCAGCTTACACCAGAAGAACTGGCCGTACTCGCCGAAGACGACTTCTACACCAGACTAGCAACGTCCCTGGCTCCTGAGATTTACGGCCACGTCGATGTGAAGAAAGCTCTGCTACTTCTACTGGTGGGTGGTGTCGACAGACGCCCCGACGGCATGAAAATCCGTGgcaacattaatatttgtctTATGGGAGATCCTGGTGTTGCCAAGTCCCAACTTTTGGGCTACATCGATCGTCTGGCACCCAGGTCACAGTACACAACTGGCAGGGGTTCTTCCGGAGTCGGTTTAACCGCTGCGGTTATGAAGGACCCACTTACCGGCGAAATGATGCTGGAGGGTGGCGCCTTAGTTTTGGCTGATCAGGGCGTCTGCTGCATTGACGAGTTCGATAAAATGGCTGATGCTGACAGGACGGCCATTCACGAGGTGATGGAACAACAAACCATCAGTATTGCAAAG GCGGGAATAATGACTTGTTTGAACGCAAGAGTGTCAATTTTGGCTGCCGCCAATCCGGCTTACGGTCGCTACAACCCCAAAAGGACCATAGAACAAAACATTCAACTTCCCGCAGCTCTTTTGTCTCGTTTCGACTTGCTGTGGCTCATTCAAGACAAGGCTGACAGAGACAATGATCTTAGACTTGCCAAGCATATTACTTATGTGCACCAGCACTGCAAACAACCACCCACTCAAAGCAACCCATTGGACATGTCAGTTATGGCTAAGTACATAGCTTTGTGCAAGAAAAGAGACCCAATCATTCCAGAAGATTTAACCGACTACATCGTCA aTGCCTACGTTGAATTAAGGAAGGAGGCACGTAATTCTACCGACATGACGTTCACTTCAGCCAGAAACTTACTGGGAATTTTACGTCTTTCCACCGCCCTGGCGAGACTTCGTCTCTCCAACACCGTGGACAAAAACGACGTGAACGAAGCCATCCGTCTGATGGAAATGAGCAAAGACTCGCTCAACCAGAGGTTCGAGAACGCCGGCGTCAGACCGCCAAGCGTACAAGATAAAATCTTCGCCCTTATCAGAGAATTGGCGGGAGACAGTAAGACTGTTAAGATTGCTGATGTTATCGAGAAGTGCGCCAGTAAAGGCTACAATCCGGATCAAGTTGATTCTTGCATTGAGGAATATGAAGAGTTGAATGTCTGGCAAGTGAATCAGACTAGATCCAAGCTTACGTTTATTTAA
- the LOC109601790 gene encoding vacuolar protein sorting-associated protein 52 homolog produces MSNKLLQSYSNSEEINTPDNVVQDILNTFTDLRQYSKEIEDELKSTENESINVYIKESENIASLHNQITACDQILERMEDMLMDFQNNLGSISTEILTLQKKSISMSQELTNRQSVRGQLSQFIDDIAVPESLMLGIMDSHVTDKEFQTQLQILNHKIGFLKEQSFKDTKSCLDVKDIVEKLKIKAMSKIRTYLLEQIARFRKPMTNYQIPQNALLKYKGLYEFLLSNERNTAEEVCSEYVDTMSKIYFSYFKSYDGRIMKLQYEENTNKDDLMGIEDTATRGMFNKNLKHKATVFTIGNRGDVLAQQLEAPIIVPHAETKNRYTFESLFRSVQYALVDNACREYLFASEFFYVQNQAAKDLFMQIMGKTIHLLQKNLENYVMNSYDSIGIFLCYHLVLRYRIMCHKRCVPALDDYWDALERVLLHRFDYILQLNINSIKDFDIAKFNKEMGPHYIARRYAEYSAAIVSTSESFPNELVNKLLAELQEEVEMFIFRMAGVFEERKEQLIFLINNYDMILNIIMGRTRDNSKEAETFKARLTSKSGEYAEEILYPYFGEIIQFVKECEYYSEKAMLDELKSMEPKAVEIVNNFSKSWKKSLEELNREVLLSFPNLVTGSSLLQLSLTQLIQYYHRFHKLLPPQVRTELVNIHLIMVEMKKYKTNF; encoded by the exons ATGAGTAACAAATTATTGCAATCATACTCGAATAGCGAGGAAATAAACACACCAGATAATGTGGTACAAGACATTTTAAACACGTTTACCGATTTACGACAATACTCCAAAGAAATAGAAGATGAACTCAAAAGCACCGAGAATGAATCAATTAATGTCTATATTAAAGAGAGCGAAAATATTGCCAGTTTGCACAACCAAATAACGGCGTGCGATCAAATTCTCGAACGAATGGAAGACATGCTCATGGACTTCCAGAACAACTTGGGGAGTATCAGCactgaaattttaactttGCAAAAGAAATCCATATCCATGAGTCAAGAATTAACCAACAGGCAATCAGTTAGGGGGCAACTCAGTCAGTTTATTGATGATATAGCTGTTCCTGAAAGTTTAATGCTGGGCATTATGGACAGCCATGTAACAGATAAGGAATTCCAAACACAGCTGCAAATTCTTAACCACAAGATAGGTTTCCTTAAAGAGCAAAGTTTTAAGGACACAAAGTCCTGTTTGGATGTCAAGGATATTGtagagaaattaaaaataaaagccaTGTCCAAAATAAGAACCTATTTGTTGGAGCAGATTGCCAGATTCAGAAAACCCATGACAAATTATCAAATACCTCAGAATGCTCTCTTAAAATATAAGGGACTCTATGAATTTTTGTTGTCGAATGAAAGGAATACAGCAGAGGAAGTGTGCAGTGAATATGTGGATACAATGAGCAAGATTtacttttcatatttcaaatcTTATGATGGTAGGATCATGAAGTTGCAGTATGAAGAAAACACCAACAAGGATGACTTGATGGGCATAGAAGACACAGCCACCAGAGGAATGTTTAACAAAAACCTAAAACACAAAGCTACAGTGTTTACTATAGGTAACAGAGGAGATGTTTTAGCACAACAATTGGAAGCTCCAATAATAGTACCTCATGCAGAAACTAAAAATAGA TACACCTTTGAATCCTTATTTAGAAGTGTCCAATATGCTTTAGTGGACAATGCTTGtagagaatatttatttgcaaGTGAGTtcttttatgtacaaaatcaGGCTGCCAAGGATTTGTTTATGCAAATTATGGGGAAGACAATACATTTACTACAG aaaaatctgGAGAATTATGTAATGAACTCATATGACTCCATAGGAATATTCTTATGTTACCATCTGGTACTGAGGTATAGAATAATGTGCCATAAAAGATGTGTTCCTGCTTTGGATGATTATTGGGATGCCTTAGAAAGAGTTTTATTACACAGATTTGACTACATACttcagttaaatattaatagcaTTAAAGACTTTGACATTGCTAAGTTCAACAAAGAAATGGGACCTCATtat attGCTAGAAGGTATGCAGAGTATAGTGCTGCAATAGTCAGTACAAGTGAGAGTTTCCCTAATGAACtagtaaataaacttttggCTGAACTACAAGAAGAAGTTGAAATGTTCATATTTAGAATGGCTGGAGTCTTTGAGGAAAGAAAAGAACAGTTAATTTTCCTCATAAACAACTATGACATGATCCTGAACATAATAATGGGTAGAACAAGGGACAATTCAAAGGAGGCGGAGACTTTCAAGGCGAGATTGACGTCGAAAAGTGGAGAATACGCTGAAGAAATTTTGTATCCGTATTTTGGAGAGATTATACAGTTTGTCAAGGAGTGCGAGTACTATTCTGAGAAAGCCATGTTGGATGAACTGAAAAGTATGGAACCGAAAGCTGTGGAGATTGTTAATAACTTTTCAAAAAGCTGGAAGAAATCATTGGAGGAACTCAACAGAGAGGTTTTATTGTCTTTTCCCAATTTAGTGACTGGGTCTAGTTTGTTACAGCTATCTTTGACACAGctaattcaatattatcatAGGTTCCACAAATTGTTGCCACCACAAGTAAGAACTGAGTTGGTtaacatacatttaattatggttgaaatgaaaaaatataaaacaaatttttga